GTCGTACGCGTGCGTCACGAGCTTGAACCGCTCGGCCGCGTCGGGGGCGTCGTTGACGTCCGGGTGGAGCTGGCGCGCCTGCTTGCGGTACGCCTTCTTGATCTCCTCTGGCGTCGCCTCGCGGCTCACGCCGAGTACTTCGTAGTGGTCAGCCACGTCGGGCCCTTCGGTGGTGATGGTCGTGGGGATCAGGGGCGGTGCTCCGGCGTCGAGCCGTCACCGCTCCTCGAGCAGGCGCGAGAGGTAGCGCGCGACCGCGCGCACCGACGCCATGTTGGTGGAGTAGTCCATGCGGGTCGGCCCCAGCACGCCGAGGCGCGCGAGCACGCCGCCGGACGAGCTGTAGCCGCTGGTGAGCACGCTCGTCTCGCCGAGGCCGAACGGGGCGTTCTCCCGGCCGATGCTCACGGAGACGCCGTGCTGGTCGGCCTCCATCTCGCCGAGCAGGCGCAGGAGCACCACCTGCTCCTCGATGGCCTCGAGGACGGGCGAGATGCTGCCCGGGAAGTCCCGCTCGGTGCGGGCGAGGTTCGCGGACCCGGCCAGCAGCAGCCGCTCCTGCCGGTTCGCGAGCACCTGCTCGACGAGCGTGCCCGCGAGCGCGGAGGCGGCGGCGCGCTGCTCCGGCTCGACCTCGTCCGACATCGTCTCGAGCCGGGTCGCGGCCTCCGCGAGGCCGAGGCCGCCGACGGCCTGGTTGATGCGCGTGCGCATCCCGGCCAGGAAGGCGTCGTCCGGGTCGCCCGCGAGCTCGACGACGCGCTGCTCGACGCGGCCCGTGTCCGTGATGAGCACCGTGAGCACGCGGGTCGTCGACAGCGCGACGAGCTCGACGTGCTTCACGTGGCTGGTCGCGAGCGACGGGTACTGCACGAGCGCGACCTGGTTGGTGAGCTGCGCGAGGAGGCGCACGGTGCGCGCGAGCACGTCGTCGAGGTCGACCGACTCGCCGAGGAACACGTGGATCGCCTGACGCTGCGCCGGGGTGAGCGGACGCACGTCGGCGAGCTGGTCGACGAACAGCCGGTAGCCCTTGTCCGTCGGCACGCGGCCGGAGGACGTGTGGGGCGCGGCGATGAGCTCCTCCTCCTCGAGGAGGGCCATGTCGTTGCGGATGGTGGCGGCCGAGACGCCGAAGGCGTGGCGCTCCACGATGGACTTGGAGCCCACGGGCTCGCGTGAGGACACGTAGTCCTGCACGATCACCCGGAGGACGTCGAGCCCGCGTTCCGAGACCATGGCGGCTCCCTCCTGGCACTCGTCGGTTCTGACTGCCAATCGTACCGCGGCGCGGAGCCTCCTCGGCATTGCCGGTCGCGCGTCGGCACCGGTACCGTGGACGGGCCGGACGTCGCCCGGTCCCACCCCGATCCGAAGCGGCCCGCCGGCACGAACGCCGGCCGGCGCCGCGCACCGAGAGGCCCCACCGGAATGTCCGCACCCGACCCCCACCCCTACGGCGCCCCCGCACCGCTCACGCCGAGCGAGGACCGCCTGTGGGCGTCGCTCACGCACTTCCTCGCGCTCCTCATCGTGCCGACCTTCATCGTGTGGCTCGTGTTCCGCGAGCGCGGCCGCTTCACGGACCAGGAGGGCAAGGAGGCGACGAACTGGACGATCAACGTGACCGGCGCGCTCGTCATCCTCAACGTGCTGCAGGCGATCTTCGTGGTCATCCCCTTCCTCGGGATCCTCATCAGCCTCCTGCTCGGGCTCGTGATCTTCGCGGTGGTCGTGGTCAACATCGTCTTCGCCATCATCGGCGGCACCCGGGTGCAGAGCGGCCGTCCCTACCGCTACCCGCTCAACATCCGGTGGATCAAGTAGGCGGTCGCCGGTGAGCGCGCGGATCCGGCACGTCGCCATCGACTGCCGGGACCCGCACGCGCTCTCGCTCTTCTGGGCCGGCGTGACCGGGTTTGAGGAGGACCCCGACGAGCCCAACCGCCCCGGCGACGACGCCGCGTGGCTCGGCGACGCCGTCTCCGGGCTGGGCATCATCCTGCAGCGCGCGGACACGCCGAAGACGGCGAAGAACCGGCTGCACCTCGACCTCGCCCCGGACGACCGCACCCGCGACGAGGAGGTCGAGCGCGTCCTCGCGCTCGGAGCGGAGCTCGTCGCCGACCGGCGGAACGCCGACGGCAGCGGCTGGGTCGTGCTCGCGGACCCCGAGGGCAACGAGTTCTGCGTCGAGCGGAGCGACCTCGAGCGCGGCGCAGGCGACGAGGTGGGCGCCGCCGTCCTCTGACGGCCGGAGGACGCTCCCCCAGGGCCTCGCCCGGCCGGTCCTCGGGCGCTCAGTCCTCGAGGAGCCGGCGGACCACGGCGTCGGCGAGCAGGCGTCCCTGCAGCGTGAGCACGAGCGTGCCGGCGAGGGCCGCGCGCGCATCCACGAGCCCGTCGGCGATGAGGCCCGCGACCTGGCGGCGGCCCTCGGCGGTGAGCGTCGGGATCGCCAGGCCGTCGCGGATGCGGGCGCCGAGGAGCACGCGCTCCACCTCGCGCGTCGCGTCGTCGAGCGTCTCGCGGCCGGCGCCGGGCGACGCGCCCGCGAGCACGCGGTCGGCGTAGGCGGCCGGGTGCTTGACGTTCCACCACCGCACGCCGCCCACGTGGCTGTGCGCGCCGGGACCCACGCCCCACCAGTCGTGGCCCTGCCAGTAGGCGAGGTTGTGGCGGCTGCGACGTCCGCCGCGCGCCCAGTTGCTCACCTCGTACCACTCGTACCCGGCCTCGCCGAGCAGGCGGTCGGCGAGCTCGTACATGTCGGCCTGCAGGTCCTCGTCGGGCTCGGGCACCTCGCCGCGGCGGATCTGCCGGGCGAGCTTCGTGCCGGGCTCGACGATGAGCGCGTAGGCGGAGAGGTGGTCGGGCTCCTGCGCGATCGCCTGCTCGAGCGAGGCGCGCCAGTCGTCGAGGGTCTCCCCCGGCGTGCCGTAGATGAGGTCGAGGCTCACCTCGAGGCCCGCCGCGCGCGCGCCGCGGACGACGGGGGCGATGCGCGCGGGGTCGTGCGTGCGCTCGAGCGTGGCGAGCACGCGCGGCACCGCGGACTGCATGCCGAAGGACACGCGCGTGAAGCCGCCGGCCGCGAGGGCCGCGAGGTAGGCGTCGTCGACGCTGTCGGGGTTCGCCTCCGTCGTGACCTCGGCGCCCTCCGCGATGCCCCAGGTCCCGCGCACGGCGTCGAGCATCCGGACGAGGTCCTCGACGGGCAGGAGCGTGGGCGTGCCGCCGCCCAGGAAGACGGTGGACGCGGGGCGGGCGGGCACGCCGGAGTCGTGGAGCGCGGACGCGGCGAAGCGCACCTCCTGCACAGCCTGCGTCGCGTAGTCCGACTGCCGCACGCCGCGGAGCTCCGGCGCCGTGTAGGTGTTGAAGTCGCAGTATCCGCAGCGCACCCGGCAGAAGGGGACGTGGAGGTAGACGCCGAAGGCGCGGGCCTCCGCGCCGTCGGCGGCCGACGCGGGCAGGAGGCCGTCGGCGGGGGCGGGATCGGCGAGGGGCAGGGCGGACGGCATCCGTCCATCATCCCCCGGGCGGGAGGCCGTCCCGTCCGCGGCGTCGGGGCGCCCGTCGGCCCTCCGGCAGGATGGGGGCATGACCGACGCCCCCTCGCCCCGGCCCCTCCACGTCCTCTGGGACGTCGACGGCACCCTGCTCCTCAACAGCCCGCGCTCCGGCAGCATGTACCACCGCGCCATCGAGCTCGCGGCCGGGGCGTCGTTCGAGGACCGCACGGTGCACGCGCACGGGAAGACCGACGGGCAGATCATCTGGGAGACGCTCGACGTGTACGGCCTGCCGGAGTCGCTGCACCCGGCGGTCCGCGCCGAGCTCGAGGGCATGTCGCGCATCGAGCACTACGGCGCCGGCCGGCGCGAGGTGCCGGTCGGGGTCCCCCGTCTCGTCGCCGACGTGGCGGACCGCGGCTGGGTCAACGCGCTGCTCACGGGCAACTCGCCGCTGCGCGCCCGCTACAAGCTCGACGGCGCGGGCCTCGACGTCGACCTGTTCGACTGGGACGCGTCCTTCTTCGGGGACGAGGCACGGATCCGCAGCGACCTCACCCGGCGCGCGGCCGCGGCGCTGGCGGGCGTGCCCGTCGTGATCATCGGCGACACCCCCGCGGACGGCGTGGCGGCGGAGGCGGCCGGCTTCCCGTTCGTCGCGGTGAGCACGGGCGCGTACGACGTCGCGCAGCTGCGGCAGCCGGACGCCCACGCGGCCATCGTGGTGGAGGACCTGGCCTCCGGGCACGACGAGGTCATGGCGTACCTCGACGGGCTCGTCGCGCCCTGAGGCCGAACCGGCCGCGGATCAGGCGGACGCGACCGCGGGGTGCAGCGACCGGAGGTAGCGGCGAATGAAGACGCCCTGCAGGACCCGGAGCACGGGGCTCGCGAGGCGCAGCGGCCACGAGGACGGGCGCGAGAAGACGCGGAGGGTGAGCCAGACGCCGCCGTCCGGCTCGCGGGAGACGAGGAACGCCTCCTCGCCGCTGAAGGGATGCCCGTGCATCGTGCCGTACGCGAACCCCACGCGGTCGGCCTCGTCGACCGTGTAGACGACGCGCACGGGCGCCTCCGGGTGGAACGGGCCGAAGGGCATCCGGAGCACGGCCGAGGTGCCCGAGGTGATCCACGGGGTGCCGTCGTCGCCGTACAGCGCCTCCCGGGGGCGGGCGACGGGCACCTGCGGCACGCCGTCCTCGTCGAACTCGAGGCCCGTGTAGCCGGGCTCGTCGGGGACCTCCTGCTCGATGCGCGTGACCTCGATGCCGCTGCCCCGCTGGACGCCCCAGGTCATGAGGAGGGCCACGGCCTGCTCGAAGCGCTCGTCGCCGCTGCCCAGCCGGGCGCTCGCCTCCGCGGGACGGTAGCCCTCGGGCGGGTAGGTCATGAGGTCGGCGGCCTGGGTGCCGCCGACGGAGCCGTACGTGACGGCGGTCGCGGTGTAGGTGCTGCGGCGCATGCGGTCAAGACTACGGCGTGGGGATCCGCGATCCCCCGCTGCGGTCGTCTGCTCCCCCTGAGGAGCCCGGCCACGTGGCGCACGACGAGGAGGTCGGAGCTCCTCCGTCCCCTGCTCGGGGGTGCCCGACGCCCCGTCCTCATCCGAGCGGATGACGGCGAGGGCGCATCCCTCATCCCCGCGCCGTAGCGCGGATCCAAGCGTTATCCGTCCGTGACCCGGGGTTCCTCTGCCCGCCTCCCCAGGCCGATACGTTGCAGCCATGGCCGGTGAGACCGGCTCAGGGGAACGTCATCTCGGGTGCGCTCGTCCCGGTCCGCATCGCGGTCCGGTCGTCGCCACCTCGATCCGCCGCACCTCCGCATCCGCTCCCACCCCCTCGACGTCCGCGTCGACCACCGGAAGGCCACCGTGAACCGCTCGATCCCCGCCCTCGCCATAGCCGGAGCCCTCGTGCTCGGCGGCGCCCTCGCCGCCACGCCGGCCCAGGCGACGCCCGGCGACGGCACCATGTACTCCGTCCCCTTCGCCCCGACCCTGTTCCGGGACGTCGAGGGCGCCGACGGCTTCCACGTGGAGGACGTGACCTACGACCAGTGGGCTGCTGCGGGCTTCCCCCGGCCTGTCGCCGCCGAGGTCGAGTACCGCAAGTACACGTGGTCGGCGGACGTCTTCGCGGACGTCGTCCTCGAGGGAGCCGCCACGACGCTCCGCCTCAGGTACGCCGAGTACGCGAGCGTCGGCTCCCCGAGGCCCTCGGACGACACGCCGACCGCGGAGGCGGCCGTCCTCAAGTACGCCTACTCCGACGAGCTGTTCCTCGTGGAGGGGACGTACCTCGAGGAGGATCCCGGACTCCACAAGCTGAACTACGGCGAGTGGGCGCACCTCGGCTTCCCCGCGGTCGACCACGTGTCGGATTCGGTCTTCCGCCGGCTCGCCTGGCTCCCGGCGATCGTCGGCCCCACGCCCCAGCTCGGCGAGGACGCCGCGCTCTCGTTCGACGAGTGGGCGTACTGGGCCCTCCCCACGCCGCAGATCGTGAAGTCGTTCGACGGCGACCGGTTCTGCCAGGCGCGAGGCTCGGCGGAGATCCGCTACGTGGGCCTGGCGGCTCCCGAGGGCCTCGCTCTCACGTACCGGCAGTGGGTCGCCGCCGGCTCTCCGAGGCCGACCGCCTGCTGACGTCCGCCCCGCACGCGACGCGCCCCCTGCCTCTCGAGGCAGGGGGCGCGTCGTGCGTGCGGGGCCCGCGGCTACTTGGCCTTCTTCTCCGTGTCGCCCGAGAGCGCGGCGATGAACGCCTCCTGGGGGACCTCGACGCGGCCGACCATCTTCATGCGCTTCTTGCCCTCCTTCTGCTTCTCGAGCAGCTTGCGCTTGCGGGTGATGTCGCCGCCGTAGCACTTCGCGAGGACGTCCTTCCGCATGGCGCGGATGGACTCGCGGGCGATGATCCGGGCGCCGATGGCGGCCTGGATCGGCACCTCGAACTGCTGGCGCGGGATCAGCTCGCGGAGGCGGCCGGTCATCAGCACGCCGTACGCGTACGCCTTGTCGCGGTGCACGATGGCGCTGAACGCGTCCACCTGCTCACCCTGCAGCAGGATGTCGACCTTTACGAGGTCCGCGTCCTGCGAGCCCGCGGGCTCGTAGTCGAGCGACGCGTAGCCGGCGGTCTTGCTCTTGAGGTTGTCGAAGAAGTC
The nucleotide sequence above comes from Clavibacter sp. B3I6. Encoded proteins:
- the hrcA gene encoding heat-inducible transcriptional repressor HrcA, whose translation is MVSERGLDVLRVIVQDYVSSREPVGSKSIVERHAFGVSAATIRNDMALLEEEELIAAPHTSSGRVPTDKGYRLFVDQLADVRPLTPAQRQAIHVFLGESVDLDDVLARTVRLLAQLTNQVALVQYPSLATSHVKHVELVALSTTRVLTVLITDTGRVEQRVVELAGDPDDAFLAGMRTRINQAVGGLGLAEAATRLETMSDEVEPEQRAAASALAGTLVEQVLANRQERLLLAGSANLARTERDFPGSISPVLEAIEEQVVLLRLLGEMEADQHGVSVSIGRENAPFGLGETSVLTSGYSSSGGVLARLGVLGPTRMDYSTNMASVRAVARYLSRLLEER
- a CDS encoding DUF4870 domain-containing protein, translating into MSAPDPHPYGAPAPLTPSEDRLWASLTHFLALLIVPTFIVWLVFRERGRFTDQEGKEATNWTINVTGALVILNVLQAIFVVIPFLGILISLLLGLVIFAVVVVNIVFAIIGGTRVQSGRPYRYPLNIRWIK
- a CDS encoding DUF1990 family protein, with protein sequence MRRSTYTATAVTYGSVGGTQAADLMTYPPEGYRPAEASARLGSGDERFEQAVALLMTWGVQRGSGIEVTRIEQEVPDEPGYTGLEFDEDGVPQVPVARPREALYGDDGTPWITSGTSAVLRMPFGPFHPEAPVRVVYTVDEADRVGFAYGTMHGHPFSGEEAFLVSREPDGGVWLTLRVFSRPSSWPLRLASPVLRVLQGVFIRRYLRSLHPAVASA
- the hemW gene encoding radical SAM family heme chaperone HemW, whose protein sequence is MPSALPLADPAPADGLLPASAADGAEARAFGVYLHVPFCRVRCGYCDFNTYTAPELRGVRQSDYATQAVQEVRFAASALHDSGVPARPASTVFLGGGTPTLLPVEDLVRMLDAVRGTWGIAEGAEVTTEANPDSVDDAYLAALAAGGFTRVSFGMQSAVPRVLATLERTHDPARIAPVVRGARAAGLEVSLDLIYGTPGETLDDWRASLEQAIAQEPDHLSAYALIVEPGTKLARQIRRGEVPEPDEDLQADMYELADRLLGEAGYEWYEVSNWARGGRRSRHNLAYWQGHDWWGVGPGAHSHVGGVRWWNVKHPAAYADRVLAGASPGAGRETLDDATREVERVLLGARIRDGLAIPTLTAEGRRQVAGLIADGLVDARAALAGTLVLTLQGRLLADAVVRRLLED
- a CDS encoding VOC family protein; protein product: MSARIRHVAIDCRDPHALSLFWAGVTGFEEDPDEPNRPGDDAAWLGDAVSGLGIILQRADTPKTAKNRLHLDLAPDDRTRDEEVERVLALGAELVADRRNADGSGWVVLADPEGNEFCVERSDLERGAGDEVGAAVL
- a CDS encoding HAD family hydrolase, with the protein product MTDAPSPRPLHVLWDVDGTLLLNSPRSGSMYHRAIELAAGASFEDRTVHAHGKTDGQIIWETLDVYGLPESLHPAVRAELEGMSRIEHYGAGRREVPVGVPRLVADVADRGWVNALLTGNSPLRARYKLDGAGLDVDLFDWDASFFGDEARIRSDLTRRAAAALAGVPVVIIGDTPADGVAAEAAGFPFVAVSTGAYDVAQLRQPDAHAAIVVEDLASGHDEVMAYLDGLVAP